The stretch of DNA GGCCGCCTTTCGCCGCAAGTTCGCGTAGCGTTTCGTCGCCCTCGACAAGCCAGCCCGGTCCGGATGGCGTATTTTTCTGCAACGAGGGGATATGAGGAAATTCCGCGACAGTGCGGCCGAGATTTTCCCATACTTCCTGAACGATCTGCTGCCGTTGCCTGTTTGTCAGTTTCGGCATGGCGAGCCTCAGGTTCATATCCGCCACGTGCGATACGGGAAGATATGGACCGATCGCCTTGGTTATATTGCCGCCAAGGTTGGAGGCTGCGCGGGGCGGGAGCTTACGCAGAAAAGCTAAAAGCGCGCGTACGAGCATGGCTTCGGCACGATGTGCCCAACTCGCTTCGGATTGTTTTTTCACGCCGTCGCCCAGAGCCGATCGAGCAGGCGTTCCGGCGCATCGGGATCGGACCAGCGAAGTTCCACGTTGATCACTTTGACTTCCGGCAACATCCGCTCCGGGAGCTTCACGGCATCCTTGGCGGTCGTGACGAGCTGCACGCCCTCTTGACGTCCCAATGCCAGCAGGCGCCGGCAATCTCGCTCGTTATAACGATGGTGATCCGCAAAAGGGATGCAGCGCAGCAGCGGTAGTCCCGCTTCCGTCAGCATATCGAAGAACTTATCCGGACGTGCGATGCCAGCGAAGGCAATCAGTCGCTTGCCTTGCAGCCGCCGAATTTCCGGACCTGGAATTAAACGGGCCTGCAATCGCCATAAATCGTTTGGAATATGCGGCAGAAGATCGGTTCGGTCCTCTCCGATCATGACCAGCCCATCGGCTTCGGCCAACCCTTTGGCCGCAGGCTCGCGTAAAGGCCCGGCTGGCATGACGCGACCATTGCCGAAGCCCGTTGCGCCATCGACGGTGATGATACGCATGTTTTGGTGCAGCGTATGGTTCTGAAGCCCGTCATCCATGATGAGACAATCGGCACCCTCCGCACAGGCCATTCGTGCCGTCTCGCCGCGATTGGCGCCGATCCAAACCGGCGCGGTTTTGGCGAGCATGAAAGGCTCATCCCCGACATCGTTTGCCGTATGCCGGGCGAGATCGACCCGTAACGGGCCTTTTTCCTGGCCACCATAACCACGGCTGAGAATATGCGGGTGACGCCCTCGCGCTTGTAAGCGCCGCGCGAAATCCAGCACCAGCGTCGTTTTTCCCGCGCCGCCGACCGTCAGATTTCCACAGCAGAGAACGGGTACGTCCACCATCACAGGCGCGGCGCGATAAGACCGTAAATGCCCAGCGCTTTGTAACAGCCAGGAAAGCGGTGTTAGCGCTTTCGCTTGCCAGGAAGGCTCGACTTGATTCCAAAATGACGGCGGCCCGAACTTCATTATAACAGCATATCGCTAATGCGTGTCAGCAGTGAGGCAGGAACGGCCTCGTTTTTCGAAATGCGTTTGCAGGCCGTTTCTGCCTGCTGCTGTGCTTTGTCGTTGTGCTGGAACGTGCCGATCATCCAGTCCGCCAGGTCGCGATCGTCTTTAACAATAGCAACGGTATCACCCAAACTTTCGAATGCGGGAGAAAAATTGTCGGTTCGTGGGCCGGTAACAATCGGTGTTTTCAATCGCACCGGCTCGAAAGGATTATGGCCGCCACCAGGGGCGTTCATGGAATTGCCGATAAAGGCCCCTTGGGCCAGACGATAGAATAATCCCATCTCGCCCAAAGTGTCGGCAAGCCAAAATAAATCCTCGGCTTGAGGCGTTTCGTCCTTCGAGCGTCGGGGCGGGTGGTGGAGAATTTCCGCAACTGCATCGCTGCGGGCGGGATGCCGGGGCGCAACGATCATCAGCAGATCGGGGATTGCCTCACGCGCTAACGCTGCGGCGCGCGCCACGATTTCTTCCTCTCCTGGATGAGTGGAGGCGGCGAGGAAAATCGGTCTATTGCCGATCTGTTGGCGCAAGTATTCCACTTCCTGCGGATCGGCGGCAGGCGGCGGGGCGATCTCTTTCAAATCGCCATATTCATGAACTTCCGAAACGCCTAATTCCGAGAAATGCTCGGCATCCCGGTGACCGCGTGCCGCGACGAAATCGAGGCGCGCAAAGAGCATGCGTAAGGAAGCCGGTAGGCGCTTCCAGCGCCGCCATGAGCGGGCGGAAAGCCGACCGTTGACGACGCCGACTGGAATGGCTTGTCGGAAGCAGGCTCCGGTCAGGCCTGGCCACAATTCGCTATCGATCAAAACCAAAGCGTTCGGTTGCCAGTGGCGTAAGAAACGCTGATTCCAACGCGCTACGTCATAAGGAATGAATTGATGGCGCAGTTGGGCAGCCTGGGCGCTGGGTAGGGAAGTTCGATATGTGGCGATAATCTCCGCGCCGGTGACGGTGGCGGTGGTGACGAGGAAATTCAGCTTAGGGTGAATTTCCCTCAAAGCGTCGATTAATGGCAAAACGGATCGGCATTCGCCGACGCTCGCTGCATGAAGCCAGAGTAAATCGCCATAGGGTCGGTCGAGCGTCGTCCTGCCATAACGCTCGCTTATCCGTCCTTCGATTTCCCGTCCTTGTTCAAGGCGCTTTTGGAGAATGATTGGCAGCACCGGCGTGAGGAGAATCCCGACTAAATGCCAAACTCTGTCGGTGAAGGTGACGCGGCTTAATTTATAACGGCGCGCTGCCTCAGCGGATGTTTGATTGAGGGCCTGTGTGAGGTGATTGGTGCTCGTATGGGCGTCGAGCGGCGCGCCATAGACCAGTTCGCCGCGCCCGAAAGGCAGCGGAACCATCATTCGGTCCCAAGACGGCAAATGCAACGCCGTGCAAGCCGCGCCGATTGGGATGAGGGGGCGCTTGGCGAGGCGGGTCAGGCCCAAGGCACCCGGTTGCACCACGCCTACCGGTCCGCGCGGCCCATCGGGCGTGATAGCGAGAATCGATCCATCGCGTAGAGCGGCGCAGGCCTCGTGTAAGGCACGCGCACCTCCCTTATCCTTCCCCTTTTTCGCGCTGGAGCCTTCGATGCCGATAATACCCCAAGGCGCTACGGCGTCGTTGATTAAACGCCCGTCGCGATTGCGGCTGATCATCACCCTGAGGCGCAGACCGGTTTGCCGCTGTTGCGCCCATGTCCAGAGCGCTGGCAGGAGAAGCAACGAACGATGCCAAAAGGCGACGATCGCGCCTTTTGTCTCCAGCGGTTCGGCTTGAGTAAGAACGGGAACCGCCCGACGGTCGCCGGTGACGGTCCATTTCGTCGTGCGTAACGTAAAGCCGAGATAGGCACGCGCCATGACGCTCGGCCATGCCGCATGCCCGTCAGGCGGCGGCGTGTTCATAGGGCCAGGCGGGAACAGTTCAACATTGATGCGGCGGTAGCATGACGGGGACGGGAAGGCAAAAAAACGGATCAGCGACTCATGAGAACGACCAGTTTTGCCTTTTCCAACACATGGCGCGTAACGCCACCGATAATCATCTGGCGCAAGCGAGAATGGGAATAAGCGCCCATCGCCAGCATGTCCGCTCCGAACTCTTGACAGGCTTCGAGCAGACCGACGCCGACATTGCGCTCCTTACTACCGAACGGCGCGATGGTAGCCTGGATGCCATGCAACTGAAGGTAGTCTAGCACTTTCTCCGCTTCCGGCCCGCGGCGATGATATTCTGGGCTATAAAGTACCTGAACCTCGTCGGCTTGGTGCGCCCAGGGCAAAACGGCGCGCAATGCCGCTGACGCTTCGGACGTACCGTTCCAGGCGATGCAGATACGCTTTCCAAATGTTTTCGGCGGTTCCACCGGCGCAATGACAAGCGGCCGTCCGCTATCGAACAGCACCGCATGCAGCGTTTCGGAGGCGCGTACATTATCGGTCAGGGAAAGGTGAGGCATTAACGTCATGTCGGAGAGGCGCGCGCGCCATGTGACGGCTTCGTGCTCGGAACCGGTCAGAAGCTCCAAGGTGGCGCTGACACGATCGCCCTCCGGCAGGCGCTCAGGAACGAAGGTATGTTCTCTGACGATGCCATGCTCTTCGACGAAGCTGTCGAATTTCAGCCTGATCTGAAGCATGCGCCGCTGCGATTCGTGCTCGGCTGCCTCCATCATCTCATGGATCATGGCACCCGAAAGTCCTTCGCCCGCCAAAGCCGCGGCTTCGTTGGGATCGTCGCCGACAAGCACGGTCGATAGATGCGCGTTGAAAAGCTTGGCGTAGGCGAAACCCGTTTTTAAGACGGAGTCGATGTTGCCGCCACCATTGAGCGGGATGAGGATGTTGCGGATTTCACTATACATTTTGCTTCCTCAAGACGATGGCAGGCCTGCGTTCGATTTTGGTAACGCGTGAAAACTCGTTTCGTTGGCGTGGGGCTGCGGCGTTTTCGATTAGGGATAGAGTCGCGTTACGTCCCAACCTTCGCCCTCACGCGTCCATGTGGCGCGATCATGCATGCGGTAGGGGCGATCCTGCCAAAATTCAATTATTTGCGGGATAACGCGAAAGCCCGACCAGTTCGGCGGTCGCGGTGGCTCTTGGCCTTCGTAACGCGCTGTCGCTTCGGCGATGCGATGCTCGAAAATCGCACGATCGGGGAGAGGACGCGATTGGTCGGAGGCGATGGCGCCCAGCCGGGAGTTACGGCTGCGACTGGCGAAATAACGATCGGCCTCTTCGTCCGAAACGCGCTCCACTGGCCCTTCGATGCGAATTTGCCGACGTAGCGATTTCCAATGAAACAGGAGCGCGGCCTGAGGGTTGGCTTCCAGCTCTTCGCCCTTGCGGCTTTCTAGGTTGGTATAAAAAACGAAGCCGCGGCGGTCCGCTCCTTTAAGAAGGATAGTGCGGACGGAAGGGCGGCCATCCGGCGTGGCGGTCGCCAATGCCATGGCGTTGGGATCGTTCGGCTCATGGGCTTCCGCTTCCCGCATCCAGGTGGCGAAAAGATCGAAAGGATCCGCTTGCAGATCGAGCAGTGGCGGCGCGTTTTCGGCAGTCACGGTAGTCTCCTGATTTGTGTCGTTACTTTGCCTGGAAGTGTTGAACGTGTCATCTGCGCTCTTGTTTGCGTTGCGCGCTTGTGCAACGAAGCGGAACTCATACGTTTCTTAATTCTATCACGACCGGGAACCGCCTTATGTCCACTGCTTCGTTCGATTTGCCGACAGGCACCTTGATGGCGGGCAAGCGTGGCCTGGTGATGGGCGTCGCCAATGATCGCTCCATCGCCTGGGCCATCGCTTCCGCTTGCGCCGCTCAGGGTGCCGAATTGGCTTTCACTTATCAGGGCGAAGCGCTGGGCAAGCGCGTGAAACCGTTGGCGGAAAGCGTCGGTTCCAAGCTGGTTCTGCCGTGCGATGTCAGCGACGATGCGGCGATCGACGCCACCTTTGCCGAAATCGAAAAAGAATGGGGCAAGATCGATTTCCTCGTTCATGCGATCGGCTGGGCGGATAAGCAATATCTGCGTGGGCGCTATGTCGATACGCCGCGCGACGCCTTTCTGAAGGCGATGGATATTTCCTGCTTCTCCTTCACCGCCGTCGCCAAGCGCGCCGCTGCTTTGATGAAGGATGGCGGTTCGCTGCTGACGCTCACCTATCTGGGCGCCGAGCGCGTCATGCCCCATTATAATGTCATGGGTGTCGCCAAAGCGGCGCTTGAGGCTTCGGTGCGCTACATGGCGGCCGATCTTGGTAGCGACAACATCCGCGTCAACGCCATCTCGGCAGGTCCGATCATGACGCTGGCGGCGAATGGCATTGGCGATTTCCGCTATATTCTGCGCTGGAACCAGTTGAACGCACCGATGGAGCGCAATGTCACGTTGAAGGATGTCGGCGGGGCAGGTTTGTATTTCCTCTCCGATCTTTCCTCGGGCACAACGGGTGAAATCCATCACGTCGATTGCGGATATCATCTGGTCGGCATGAAGAACCCTGCCGCACCGGATATCGCCGTCGCTTCTTCGTCGGACTGACATGTCGCATAACAGCTTCGGTCATTTATTCCGCGTTACCACTTGGGGCGAAAGCCACGGCCCGGCGATCGGCTGCGTTGTGGATGGCTGCCCTCCCGGGATCGCGCTTTCCGAAGCGGATATTCAGCCCTGGTTGGATCGCCGCAAACCGGGGCAGTCGAAATTCACGACGCAACGTCGCGAAGCCGATGAGGTGCGTATTCTCTCCGGTGTGTTCGAGGGGCAAACCACCGGAACGCCGATTGCGCTGCAAATCGAGAATACCGATCAGCGTTCGAAAGATTATTCCGATATCGCGACGCGGTATCGTCCCGGCCATGCTGACGTCACGTACGATCTGAAATACGGGCATCGCGATTACCGTGGCGGTGGCCGTTCTTCGGCGCGCGAAACTGCCAGCCGTGTTGCTGCTGGTGGGGTCGCCCGGCAAGTCCTGACGGCGTTGTTGGGTGAGCAAGTGCGGATTCGCGCGGCGCTCGTCCAGATTGGCGCGATATCGATCGACCGTAGCCGCTGGGATTGGGCCGAGACCGAACGCAATCCGCTTTTCTCTCCCGATGCGGGCATCGTGTCGCAATGGGAAGAACTGTTGGGCGCTATCAGAAAAGACGGCTCTTCCATTGGAGCGGTCGTCGAGGTCGTCGCGGAAGGTCCGCCGCCAGGCTTGGGTGCACCGATCTACGGTAAGCTGGATTCCGATCTCGCTGCGGCGCTGATGAGCATCAATGGCGTTAAAGGCGTGGAAATCGGTGAAGGTTTTGCAGCCGCTCAACTTCAGGGCGAGCAAAATGCCGATCCTATGCGCATGAAGAATGGCAAGATCGTCTTTGAAAGCAATCATGCCGGCGGCATTTTGGGAGGAATTTCTACGGGGCAGCCAATCGTGGCGCGTTTCGCGATGAAGCCGACCAGTTCCATTCTCACGCCGGTTCCTTCCGTTAATCGGGAAGGGCAGGAAATCGACGTCATGACCAAGGGGCGGCACGATCCATGCATTGGAATTCGCGCCGTGCCGGTTGGGGAGGCGATGATGGCCTGTGTGCTGGCCGATCATCTATTGAGGGATCATGCCCAGAATGGCTGGCCGACAACTTCCCGCTGAGAGATGATCGCCAACGCTGGATAAAAATCCGAAGCGCTGACGATGCTTTGCGTCAGCCGTTCAGCTTGGCGCTCAGCGTAATCTCGGCTTTGAAAAGTTGGGAGACCGGGCAGCCCGCCTTCGCTTTGTTGGCGATCTCTTCGAACTTCGCCTGATCGGCACCCGGCACGGTGCCGGTCAGATCGAGGTGGATCTTGCTGATCTTGAAGCCGCCTTCGACCTGATCGAGAGAGACGGTGGCTTTGGTGTCCAACGCCGTGGCGGTCAGCTTCGCTTCGCCGAGCAACATGGAGAGCGCCATGGTGAAGCACCCGGCATGCGCCGCACCGATCAGTTCTTCCGGATTCGTGCCCTGCTTGTCTTCGAAGCGGGTGTTGAAACCATAGGGTTGATTGGAAAGCGCGCCGCTTTGCGTGGAGATCGTGCCTTTGCCATCTTTCAGGCCCCCGCTCCAATGGGCGCTCGCAGTCTTGTTGATCGTCATCATGGATTCCTTTCTCTCAATTTCGTGAACTGAGGCGGGCCTGTAATCGGGTCCGTCAGAAGTCCGAACGCATCGCATGGGAGATTGTTCAACCATGCCAATCGTTAGTGCCCGTTTCTTCCTCTCTTGCTTAAAACGGAGCCTGCCGGACGACTCTGTCGCTCTTATGGGTGCAACAAAAAACAGGTCAGTTTTGAAAAATATTTCTCGTGTGTTCGATTGATCTCATCGGTTAGCAGAGACGTTGCGAAATCAGGGCACGATGGCATTGATGGCTAGATATAGTGCGTCCGAGAAAATTCGGATCACTAAATGTGGGGCTGCACAAGACTTGTGTTTTAAAAAAATGCGCCGCAAAGCGTTGCTCATACGAGCATCTTAAAATGCATAAACAAGCTTTCGGGAGACGGGATGTGAGCCTGTACGAAGACACGACCAAAGAGGCTGCGTCAGAGACGGCGAGCGACCTGCCCGAACCGACCGCGCGTTCGCCCAAGGCGATTGAAGCGGAACCGGATATGTTCGATGATGTTGTGCAGCTTGAAGGCCATTATGCGGTGCGCGTCAATCGCTCTCGCGATGCGCTGCTGACCGATTTCGGCCGTGCGACGCTCGATAACCGCTATTTGCTGCCCGGTGAGCATTATCAGGATCTGTTCGGTCGCGTCGCATCCTATTACGGGGCGGATGCCGAGCATGCCCAGCGCATCTACGACTATATCTCGCGCCATTGGTTCATGCCCGCCACGCCGATTCTCTCGAACGGCGGCACGACTCGCGGTCTGCCGATTTCCTGCTTCCTTAACGAAGCCGATGACAGCCTGCGCGGTATCGTCGATCTGTGGAACGAGAATGTCTGGCTGGCGTCCAAGGGCGGCGGCATCGGCTCCTATTGGGGCAACCTACGCTCCATCGGCGAGAATGTCGGGCGCAACGGCAAAACTTCTGGCGTCATCCCCTTCATCCGCGTGATGGACAGCCTAACGCTGGCGATCTCTCAAGGCTCGCTGCGTCGTGGTTCGGCGGCGGTCTATTTGCCGGTCTGGCATCCCGAGATCGAAGAATTCGTCGAGATGCGTCGCCCCACTGGCGGCGATCCGAATCGTAAAGCGCTGAATCTGCATCACGGCGTGCTAGTGACGGACGATTTCATGCGTGCGGTCGAGCGCGACGAGGAATGGCCGCTGCGTTCCCCCAAGGACATGTCCATCATCCGAAGCGTTTCGGCGCGGATGCTATGGATTCGTATCCTGACGGCGCGCATGGAACAGGGCGAGCCTTACGTTATCTATTCCGACCATGTGAACAATGCTCGTCCAGAGCACCACAAGCTGGCGGGCTTGGAGGTGAAGACTTCCAATCTCTGCGCGGAAATCACGCTGCCGACCGGGCTGGATCATCACGGTAAGAATCGCACGGCGGTGTGTTGCCTTTCATCGCTCAACCTGGAGACATGGGACGAGTGGAAGGACGAACCGCAGTTCGTGGAAGACGTGCTGCTGTTCCTCGACAATGTTTTGCAGGATTTCATCGACCGCGCGCCGGACGATATGGAACGCGCGAAATATGCCGCTATGCGCGAGCGTTCGGTAGGCTTGGGCGTGATGGGCTTCCATTCCTTCCTGCAAGCACGCGACATTCCGTTCGAAAGTGTGATGGCGAAGGTTTGGAATAAGCGCATTTTCAAGCAGATTCGCGAGCAGGCCAACGCCGCGTCGCAGCATCTGGCCGAGTTGCGCGGCCCTTGCCCGGATGCCGCCGAATATAACGTGATGGAGCGTTTTTCCAACAAACTCGCCATTGCGCCGACGGCCTCGATCTCGATCATCGCGGGCAATGCCAGCCCGGGTATCGAGCCGATCGCCGCCAATGTGTTCTTGCAAAAGACCTTGTCAGGTTCCTTTACGGTGCGGAATCGACATCTGCTGAGATTGTTGGAGAAGAAAGACCAAAATACCGATGCAGTGTGGTCGTCGATCACGCTGAACAAGGGGTCGGTCCAGCATCTGGATTTCCTGACGCAGGACGAGAAGGACGTGTTCAAAACCGCGTTTGAACTCGATCAGCGTTGGGTGGTCGAACATGCCGCTGATCGTGCGCCGTTCATCTGTCAGGCGCAGTCGGTCAATTTGTTCCTCCCGGCGGACGTGCATAAGCGTGACCTGCACCAAATTCATTGGCTGGCTTGGAAGCGTGGTCTGAAATCCCTTTATTATTGCCGATCTCTTTCCATCCAGCGTGCGGATGCCGTCAGCACCATGGCGCTGAAGAGCAACATTCTGGAGGAAGAGAAATACGAGGCTACGCCAACCGTGCCGCCGAAAGGAAAGGCGGGAAGCGGGGATTACGAAGAATGTCTCGCCTGTCAGTAACTATTACGCACGGCGTCGCGTTGTTGGGCCTGATGATTGCGCCGCTGATGGCCCATGCCGAACCGGCATCACCGGTCGGCTCGTGGCAGATCGTTCGTATAGGCGATCAGGATGCGGCCTCGCAGGTGAAATCCCGGTTGCGTTTTGCGGCGGATGGCACCGTAACGGGCACGGGCGGCTGCAACCGTTTGCGTGCTCACGCGACCATTGCCGATGAGCGATTGAGCTTCGGGCCGATCATTTCCACGCGCATGGCTTGCTTCGGGGCGGCCATGCAGCAGGAGAGCGCGGTTCTGACCAAGCTTGAAAAAGTAAAGAATTGGCATCGACAGGGCGATGTGTTGGTCCTGAGCGATGAAAACAAGAAAACCGTTTTGATTCTGACTCGGTCGGATTGAACGAGGGAAGGCGGATATGAGCGAAAACCAAACTCCGTCCGGCGCTGCGCCGGAACAGCGTTACGATCTCATGACGGCGAATCCGGTCTATAAGCCGTTTCGCTATCCTTGGGCCTACGATGCGTGGCTGACGCAGCAGCGCGTCCACTGGCTGCCGGAAGAAGTGCCGTTGGCGGATGACGTCAAGGATTGGCACCGTAACCTGACCGAAAGCGAGCGTCATTTGGTGACGCAGATTTTCCGCTTCTTCACCCAATCCGACGTCGAAGTGAATTCGGCGTATATGAAGTATTACAGTCAGGTCTTTAAGCCGACCGAAGTGCTGATGATGCTGTCGTCCTTCTCGAACATCGAGACGATTCATATCGCCGCTTATTCTCATCTGCTCGATACGATCGGGA from Kozakia baliensis encodes:
- a CDS encoding glycosyltransferase N-terminal domain-containing protein; translation: MNTPPPDGHAAWPSVMARAYLGFTLRTTKWTVTGDRRAVPVLTQAEPLETKGAIVAFWHRSLLLLPALWTWAQQRQTGLRLRVMISRNRDGRLINDAVAPWGIIGIEGSSAKKGKDKGGARALHEACAALRDGSILAITPDGPRGPVGVVQPGALGLTRLAKRPLIPIGAACTALHLPSWDRMMVPLPFGRGELVYGAPLDAHTSTNHLTQALNQTSAEAARRYKLSRVTFTDRVWHLVGILLTPVLPIILQKRLEQGREIEGRISERYGRTTLDRPYGDLLWLHAASVGECRSVLPLIDALREIHPKLNFLVTTATVTGAEIIATYRTSLPSAQAAQLRHQFIPYDVARWNQRFLRHWQPNALVLIDSELWPGLTGACFRQAIPVGVVNGRLSARSWRRWKRLPASLRMLFARLDFVAARGHRDAEHFSELGVSEVHEYGDLKEIAPPPAADPQEVEYLRQQIGNRPIFLAASTHPGEEEIVARAAALAREAIPDLLMIVAPRHPARSDAVAEILHHPPRRSKDETPQAEDLFWLADTLGEMGLFYRLAQGAFIGNSMNAPGGGHNPFEPVRLKTPIVTGPRTDNFSPAFESLGDTVAIVKDDRDLADWMIGTFQHNDKAQQQAETACKRISKNEAVPASLLTRISDMLL
- the fabI gene encoding enoyl-ACP reductase FabI, with protein sequence MSTASFDLPTGTLMAGKRGLVMGVANDRSIAWAIASACAAQGAELAFTYQGEALGKRVKPLAESVGSKLVLPCDVSDDAAIDATFAEIEKEWGKIDFLVHAIGWADKQYLRGRYVDTPRDAFLKAMDISCFSFTAVAKRAAALMKDGGSLLTLTYLGAERVMPHYNVMGVAKAALEASVRYMAADLGSDNIRVNAISAGPIMTLAANGIGDFRYILRWNQLNAPMERNVTLKDVGGAGLYFLSDLSSGTTGEIHHVDCGYHLVGMKNPAAPDIAVASSSD
- a CDS encoding META domain-containing protein encodes the protein MSRLSVTITHGVALLGLMIAPLMAHAEPASPVGSWQIVRIGDQDAASQVKSRLRFAADGTVTGTGGCNRLRAHATIADERLSFGPIISTRMACFGAAMQQESAVLTKLEKVKNWHRQGDVLVLSDENKKTVLILTRSD
- a CDS encoding ribonucleoside-diphosphate reductase subunit alpha, encoding MFDDVVQLEGHYAVRVNRSRDALLTDFGRATLDNRYLLPGEHYQDLFGRVASYYGADAEHAQRIYDYISRHWFMPATPILSNGGTTRGLPISCFLNEADDSLRGIVDLWNENVWLASKGGGIGSYWGNLRSIGENVGRNGKTSGVIPFIRVMDSLTLAISQGSLRRGSAAVYLPVWHPEIEEFVEMRRPTGGDPNRKALNLHHGVLVTDDFMRAVERDEEWPLRSPKDMSIIRSVSARMLWIRILTARMEQGEPYVIYSDHVNNARPEHHKLAGLEVKTSNLCAEITLPTGLDHHGKNRTAVCCLSSLNLETWDEWKDEPQFVEDVLLFLDNVLQDFIDRAPDDMERAKYAAMRERSVGLGVMGFHSFLQARDIPFESVMAKVWNKRIFKQIREQANAASQHLAELRGPCPDAAEYNVMERFSNKLAIAPTASISIIAGNASPGIEPIAANVFLQKTLSGSFTVRNRHLLRLLEKKDQNTDAVWSSITLNKGSVQHLDFLTQDEKDVFKTAFELDQRWVVEHAADRAPFICQAQSVNLFLPADVHKRDLHQIHWLAWKRGLKSLYYCRSLSIQRADAVSTMALKSNILEEEKYEATPTVPPKGKAGSGDYEECLACQ
- the pdxH gene encoding pyridoxamine 5'-phosphate oxidase — its product is MREAEAHEPNDPNAMALATATPDGRPSVRTILLKGADRRGFVFYTNLESRKGEELEANPQAALLFHWKSLRRQIRIEGPVERVSDEEADRYFASRSRNSRLGAIASDQSRPLPDRAIFEHRIAEATARYEGQEPPRPPNWSGFRVIPQIIEFWQDRPYRMHDRATWTREGEGWDVTRLYP
- a CDS encoding universal stress protein, giving the protein MYSEIRNILIPLNGGGNIDSVLKTGFAYAKLFNAHLSTVLVGDDPNEAAALAGEGLSGAMIHEMMEAAEHESQRRMLQIRLKFDSFVEEHGIVREHTFVPERLPEGDRVSATLELLTGSEHEAVTWRARLSDMTLMPHLSLTDNVRASETLHAVLFDSGRPLVIAPVEPPKTFGKRICIAWNGTSEASAALRAVLPWAHQADEVQVLYSPEYHRRGPEAEKVLDYLQLHGIQATIAPFGSKERNVGVGLLEACQEFGADMLAMGAYSHSRLRQMIIGGVTRHVLEKAKLVVLMSR
- a CDS encoding OsmC family protein produces the protein MTINKTASAHWSGGLKDGKGTISTQSGALSNQPYGFNTRFEDKQGTNPEELIGAAHAGCFTMALSMLLGEAKLTATALDTKATVSLDQVEGGFKISKIHLDLTGTVPGADQAKFEEIANKAKAGCPVSQLFKAEITLSAKLNG
- the aroC gene encoding chorismate synthase, with product MSHNSFGHLFRVTTWGESHGPAIGCVVDGCPPGIALSEADIQPWLDRRKPGQSKFTTQRREADEVRILSGVFEGQTTGTPIALQIENTDQRSKDYSDIATRYRPGHADVTYDLKYGHRDYRGGGRSSARETASRVAAGGVARQVLTALLGEQVRIRAALVQIGAISIDRSRWDWAETERNPLFSPDAGIVSQWEELLGAIRKDGSSIGAVVEVVAEGPPPGLGAPIYGKLDSDLAAALMSINGVKGVEIGEGFAAAQLQGEQNADPMRMKNGKIVFESNHAGGILGGISTGQPIVARFAMKPTSSILTPVPSVNREGQEIDVMTKGRHDPCIGIRAVPVGEAMMACVLADHLLRDHAQNGWPTTSR
- the lpxK gene encoding tetraacyldisaccharide 4'-kinase, with amino-acid sequence MKFGPPSFWNQVEPSWQAKALTPLSWLLQSAGHLRSYRAAPVMVDVPVLCCGNLTVGGAGKTTLVLDFARRLQARGRHPHILSRGYGGQEKGPLRVDLARHTANDVGDEPFMLAKTAPVWIGANRGETARMACAEGADCLIMDDGLQNHTLHQNMRIITVDGATGFGNGRVMPAGPLREPAAKGLAEADGLVMIGEDRTDLLPHIPNDLWRLQARLIPGPEIRRLQGKRLIAFAGIARPDKFFDMLTEAGLPLLRCIPFADHHRYNERDCRRLLALGRQEGVQLVTTAKDAVKLPERMLPEVKVINVELRWSDPDAPERLLDRLWATA